In Chiloscyllium plagiosum isolate BGI_BamShark_2017 unplaced genomic scaffold, ASM401019v2 scaf_80946, whole genome shotgun sequence, the genomic stretch AACCTCCAGAGTAGGCCCCGGAAGCCTGACGTGTAGGCCTCAAGGCCTGAGCTGTCGCCTGTAACGGAGGCCTCAAATGTCTGAACGGCTGGGCCGCAAAAGCCTGACCAGTAGGCCGCACCCCAGCCAGCGGCGAGGCCGCACGCCAGCCTGATGGATAGGCCACACACCAGCCTGATGGATAGGCCGCAAAAGCCTGACCAGTAGGCCGCACACCAGCCAGAGGCTAGGCTGCACACCAGCCTGACCAGTCGGCCGCACACCAGCCTGATCGATAGGCCGCAAAAGCCTGACCAGTCGGCCGCACACCAGCCTGACCAATAGGCCGCACACCAGCCTGAACACTAGGCCGCACACCAGCCTGACCAGTAGGCCGCACACCAGCCTGACCAGTAGACCGCACACCAGACTGACCAGTAGGCCGCACACCAGACTGACCAGTAGGCCGCACACCAGCATGGGCACTACACCGCACACCAGCCTGACCAGTAGGCTGCACACCTGCCTGACCAGTAGGCCGCACACCACCATGGGCGCTAGGCCGCACACCACCATGAGCATTAGGCCGCACACCAGCCTGACCAGTAGGTCGCACACCAGCCTGACTAGTAAGCCGCACACCAGCCTGACCAGTAGGTCGCACACCAGCCTGACTAGTAAGCCGCACACCAGCCTGACCAGTAAGCCGCACACCACCATGGGCGCTAGGCTGCACACCACCATGAGCATAAGGCCAGACACCACCATGAGCATTAGGCCGCACACCAGCCTGACCAGTAGGCCGCACACCACCATGGGCGCTAGGCTGCACACCACCATGAGCATTAGGCCAGACACCACCATGAGCATTAGGCCGCACACCAGCCTGACCAGTAGGCCGCACACCACCATGGGCGCTAGGCCGAACACCACCATGAGCATTAGGCCGCACACCAGCCTGACCAGTAGGTCGCACACCAGCCTGACCAGTAAGCCGCACACCACCATGGGCGCTAGGCCGCACACCGCCATGAGCATTAGGCCGCACACCAGCCTGACCAGTAGGCCGCACACCACCATGGGCGCTAGGCCGAACACCACCATGAGCATTAGGCCGCACACCAGCCAAAACAGTAGGCCGCACACCAGAATGGGTGCTAGGCCGCACACCAGCCTAAACAGTAGGCCGCACACCAGCCTAAACAGTAGGCCGCACACCAGAATGGGTACTAGGCCGCACACCAGCCTGGGTCGCTAGGccgcaggggggggggggggaagggggagccGGCCTACCTTCATCTTGAAGACCTTCTAAACAGTAGGCCGCACACCAGAATGGGTGCTAGGCCGCACACCAGCCTAAACAGTAGGCCGCACACCAGCCTAAACAGTAGGCCGCACACCAGAATGGGTGCTAGGCCGCACACCAGCCTAAACAGTAGGCCGCACACCAGAATGGGTGCTAGGCCGCACACCAGCCTGGGTCGCTAGGCCgcagggggggggggaagggagagcCGGCCTACCTTCATCTTGAAGACCTTCTTCCCCCCGCGGATGGCGTTGTTTTCGAAGGAGAACTCGTTCTCGCGGATCACGGCCCGGCTATCCTTGTCCCCCGTGTAGGTGACCACGTACATATCTGGGCCCCACAGCTCGAACTCCCGTTCCCAGTTGATGATGGTGGAGAGCGGGGCGCTGACCAGGAAAGGTCCCTGAGAGTGGCCCTGGCAGCAGCAAACAAACGGGGAGGGTCGATCAACCACAGAGGCCAGCGCACGAGGggttgatacagagtaaagctccctctacaccactcCCAGGGACGGAGGAGg encodes the following:
- the LOC122545437 gene encoding chromodomain-helicase-DNA-binding protein 5-like; translation: GHSQGPFLVSAPLSTIINWEREFELWGPDMYVVTYTGDKDSRAVIRENEFSFENNAIRGGKKVFKMKKEAQIKFHVLLTSYELVTIDQAILGSIEWACLVVDEAHRLKNNQSK